A single Uloborus diversus isolate 005 chromosome 7, Udiv.v.3.1, whole genome shotgun sequence DNA region contains:
- the LOC129226364 gene encoding hornerin-like: protein MPALSVLQRLEMMKTLKKSAKNQQTLEETRIALVTLLLGLASAQYGRGGSSHEGSYRPDGVRSRYFILGHGKPVLSNIGQGIYGPSAEYGSYSPASSSTRPHSGSSYSPSVSSHSSPSYGRPSSSHGALSSSLRASHGSSSGLSAYGPSAHGSSAGYGAHGHGAPYGSGASSAHGSAYGAHGPSALSSAHAGYSSSHAPSGAYGLSSAHGGLSATHGSYGLSSSSHGASGAYGASLGHAGYPSSHGASGAYGSSLGHAGYPSSHGASGAYGSSLGYAGYPSSHGASGAYGSSSGYSGYPASHGASGAYGSSLAHAGSSSNHGAYGGLPSSHASYAPAQSHASYAAPARHAPAPRSYSAPSLGHGLYGPSARSGHGSSAHGSYGSHDAYAQPNPYEFGFNVHNEHGDNLSRQESGDGHGNVQGSYGYKDAYGVFRHVDYVADHEGFRANVRTNEPGTDNQDPADVKMQVEHGGYGGAY, encoded by the exons atgcccGCTCTGAGCgtccttcaacgtctcgaaatgatgaaaacgttgaaaaagtCCGCAAAGAATCaacaaactttagaagaaacaaga ataGCTTTGGTGACTTTGCTGTTAGGTTTAGCTTCAGCGCAATATGGTCGAGGTGGATCGAGTCATGAAGGCAGCTATCGTCCTGACGGTGTACGAAGCCGTTATTTCATCTTAGGACATGGAAAACCTGTTTTATCAAACATTGGTCAAGGCATTTACGGGCCATCTGCTGAATATGGCAGCTACAGCCCTGCCTCTTCTTCTACCAGACCTCACTCAGGAAGCAGCTACAGCCCATCTGTTTCCAGTCATTCATCCCCTAGTTACGGACGACCTTCAAGCTCTCATGGTGCTTTAAGTTCCTCTCTTAGAGCTTCTCATGGTTCTTCATCAGGTTTGTCGGCCTATGGTCCATCTGCTCATGGATCGTCAGCTGGATATGGTGCTCATGGACACGGAGCTCCATATGGCTCAGGTGCGTCATCCGCTCACGGATCTGCATACGGAGCACATGGGCCAAGCGCTCTGTCGTCTGCTCATGCTGGATATTCCTCAAGCCACGCACCAAGCGGAGCTTATGGTCTGTCCTCTGCCCACGGAGGTCTGTCTGCCACTCATGGATCCTATGGATTGTCTTCATCCAGCCACGGAGCAAGTGGAGCTTATGGAGCATCTCTAGGGCATGCTGGTTATCCTTCAAGCCATGGAGCTAGCGGAGCCTATGGATCCTCTTTAGGGCATGCTGGTTATCCTTCAAGCCATGGAGCTAGCGGAGCCTATGGATCCTCTTTAGGGTATGCTGGTTATCCTTCAAGCCATGGAGCTAGCGGAGCCTATGGATCATCATCAGGGTATTCTGGTTATCCAGCCAGTCATGGAGCTAGTGGAGCTTATGGATCATCTTTAGCTCATGCTGGATCTTCATCCAACCATGGAGCATATGGAGGTTTGCCATCAAGCCATGCATCTTACGCTCCAGCTCAGAGCCATGCTTCATATGCAGCTCCTGCAAGACATGCACCAGCTCCTAGATCATACTCTGCTCCTTCCCTTGGACATGGCCTCTATGGTCCATCTGCAAGATCTGGACATGGATCATCAGCTCATGGATCATATGGAAGTCATGATGCTTAT GCTCAACCCAACCCATACGAGTTCGGATTCAATGTCCACAACGAGCACGGAGATAACCTTAGCAGACAAGAAAGCGGGGATGGCCATGGCAATGTCCAAGGAAGTTACGGATACAAGGATGCTTACGGAGTCTTTAGGCATGTGGATTACGTTGCCGACCATGAAGGCTTCAGGGCTAACGTAAGGACCAATGAACCTGGCACTGATAATCAGGATCCAGCTGATGTAAAGATGCAAGTAGAACATGGTGGTTATGGAGGAGCTTATTAA